The Ziziphus jujuba cultivar Dongzao chromosome 7, ASM3175591v1 genome includes a region encoding these proteins:
- the LOC107423824 gene encoding 1-phosphatidylinositol-3-phosphate 5-kinase FAB1B, giving the protein MGTPDKKLSELVDIVKSWIPRRSEPANVSRDFWMPDQSCRVCYECDSQFTVFNRKHHCRLCGRVFCAKCTANSIPALSNEPRSGREDWERIRVCNYCYTQWEKGTATVDNGAGAPSPALSPSPSATSLASTKSSCTCHSSNSTIGSTPYSTGPYQHVPCSSSLSPRQSAKVDSAIVQNGNIASQKSINNDAVMEDSLPNQFGFCMNRSDDEDDDYGAYRSGSETRHFSQVDDYYDAVNVDGVDHVYGPHKMRPNGDNIDSKSLSSSPPLHENFDKLGVGGVKNVGEETDRHYNGDDCEAAPYVDSTSTEPVDFENNGLLWLPPEPEDEEDEREAALFDDDDDNDEGATGEWGYLRSSSSFGSGEFRSRDKSSEEHRKAMKNVVEGHFRALVSQLLQVENLPAGEDDDRESWLEIITSLSWEAATLLKPDTSKGGGMDPGGYVKVKCIACGRRSESMVVKGVVCKKNVAHRRMTSRIDKPRFLILGGALEYQRVSNLLSSFDTLLQQEMDHLKMAVAKIDAHHPNVLLVEKSVSRYAQEYLLAKDISLVLNIKRPLLERIARCTGAQIVSSIDHLTSPKLGYCDMFHVEKFIEEHGSAGQGGKKLMKTLMFFEGCPKPFGCTILLKGASGDELKKVKHVIQYGVFAAYHLAMETSFLADEGASLPELPLKSPITVALPDKPSSIDRSISIVPGFSIAATGKSPGPEGASELQKSNKSFTSDKHLSTNDDHILKLEGYDSTYACTVPCHSPNSIRSNSSFTSLCPTGQLIAESYHNGQICPSKCPEETFQAKTVYTGEPVVDNSLISTSSGMSKANGKGVDMSHSDGNALNANRFGAPEVPSVMHYSNHRNEEVGSSKEEFPPSPSDHQSILVSLSTRCVWKGTVCERAHLFRIKYYGSFDKPLGRFLRDDLFDESYHCRSCGMQSEAHVHCYTHRQGSLTISVKKLQEFLLPGEKEGKIWMWHRCLRCPRTNGFPPATRRVVMSDAAWGLSFGKFLELSFSNHAAASRVASCGHSLHRDCLRFYGFGRMVACFRYASIDVHSVYLPPSKLEFYYNDLDWIQKEVNEVHKQAELLFTEVQNALRQISLKISATGSQDGGMSTHELHKQIGELEGMLQKEKEEFEESSRKSLCTEFKPGKPAIDILEINKLRRQILFSSYVWDQRLVHAASINVNNLQEGLSSSLPKLKEKPINRIEKIVEMNSTSKPGKGFSSCDSFLEKNPDTNLNQQGSAGQLGQSAGVQKENETGLDQSHGNETDLYLSFNENINDKSDPMETGKLVRRALSEGEYPIVPDLSDTLDAAWTGESHPTSIASKEDGHSFADSTTVDSSTVLSMVPANSNVENSAVDLGKIEAARSVGSALPLKRQENIENSTRWVGMPFPNSSFKSLPLSVQKLCNGDYNPVYVSLLRELERQSGARLLLPVGVNDTVVPIYDDEPTSIIAYTLVSPDYHSQMSESERLKDAGDSSVSLPLFDSVNLLSLNSFDESVADTYRGLGSLDESILSVSGSRSSHVVDPLHYSKDLQARVSFTDDGPLGKVKYTVTCYYAKRFEALRRICCPSELDFIRSLSRCKKWGAQGGKSNVFFAKTLDDRFIIKQVTKTELESFIKFAPAYFRYLSESISSGSPTCLAKILGIYQVSTKHVKGGKECKMDVLAMENLLYRRNVTRLYDLKGSSRSRYNADTSGNNKVLLDQNLIESMPTSPIFVGNKAKRVLERAVWNDTSFLASIDVMDYSLLVGVDEEKHELVLGIIDFMRQYTWDKHLESWVKTSGFLGGPRNTTPTVISPEQYKKRFRKAMTTYFLMVPDQWSPPTIVPSGSQSDLNEENFQGGNVD; this is encoded by the exons ATGGGCACCCCCGACAAAAAACTGTCAGAGCTAGTTGACATAGTTAAGTCCTGGATCCCTCGGAGGTCTGAGCCTGCGAATGTGTCCAGGGACTTTTGGATGCCCGATCAGAGCTGTAGGGTATGTTATGAGTGTGACTCCCAGTTCACAGTATTTAATCGTAAGCATCATTGCCGGTTATGTGGACGAGTTTTCTGTGCCAAGTGTACAGCAAACTCAATTCCTGCACTgtccaatgagccaaggagtgGTCGAGAAGATTGGGAGAGGATTAGGGTCTGTAATTATTGCTACACGCAATGGGAGAAAGGGACAGCAACAGTTGATAATGGGGCTGGTGCACCCAGCCCTGCCCTCAGTCCATCACCATCTGCAACAAGCTTGGCCAGCACTAAGTCCAGCTGCACGTGCCACAGCAGCAACAGCACTATTGGTTCTACGCCTTATTCAACTGGGCCTTATCAGCATGTTCCATGTAGTTCTAGCCTTAGCCCTCGTCAATCTGCCAAGGTGGATTCAGCTATAGTTCAAAATGGGAACATAGCATCTCAGAAGAGCATAAATAATGATGCAGTCATGGAGGATTCATTACCCAATCAATTTGGATTTTGCATGAACAG gagtgatgatgaagatgatgactaTGGTGCTTATCGTTCAGGTTCAGAAACAAGGCATTTCTCTCAAGTTGATGATTATTATGACGCAGTTAATGTTGATGGGGTTGACCATGTTTATGGTCCACATAAAATGCGTCCAAACGGAGATAACATTGACTCCAAAAGTTTGAGTTCCTCACCACCCTTGCATGAGAACTTTGATAAACTGGGTGTGGGGGGTGTTAAAAATGTTGGGGAAGAAACTGATAGACACTATAATGGTGATGACTGTGAAGCTGCTCCATATGTGGACAGCACAAGTACTGAGCCTGTGGATTTTGAGAACAATGGACTGCTCTGGCTTCCTCCAGAGCCAGAGGATGAAGAGGATGAGAGAGAAGCTGCTttatttgatgatgatgatgataatgatgagggtGCTACAGGCGAGTGGGGGTATCTACGCTCTTCAAGCAGCTTTGGTAGTGGAGAGTTTCGTAGTAGGGACAAGTCAAGTGAGGAGCACAGAAAAGCCATGAAGAATGTGGTGGAGGGACATTTTAGAGCTTTGGTATCTCAGCTTTTGCAGGTTGAAAACCTTCCAGCAGGCGAAGATGATGACAGAGAAAGTTGGTTGGAGATAATTACTTCTTTGTCATGGGAAGCTGCAACTCTTCTCAAGCCAGATACGAGCAAAGGTGGAGGAATGGATCCTGGGGGGTATGTCAAGGTCAAATGCATAGCTTGTGGGCGTCGCAGTGAGAG TATGGTGGTTAAAGGAGTTGTTTGTAAGAAAAATGTGGCTCATCGCCGAATGACATCAAGGATAGATAAACCACGTTTTCTTATACTTGGAGGAGCCTTGGAGTATCAGCGTGTTTCTAACCTCTTGTCAAGTTTTGATACATTGTTGCAGCAG GAAATGGACCATTTGAAGATGGCAGTTGCTAAGATTGATGCTCACCACCCTAATGTTCTGTTGGTGGAGAAGTCTGTATCTCGATATGCTCAGGAATACCTTCTAGCAAAGGACATATCACTTGTTTTGAACATTAAGAGGCCACTTTTAGAGCGTATAGCCCGCTGCACTGGGGCACAAATAGTCTCTTCAATTGATCATCTCACATCACCAAAGCTGGGGTATTGTGATATGTTCCATGTGGAGAAATTTATTGAAGAGCATGGCAGTGCTGGGCAAGGTGGGAAGAAACTAATGAAGACTCTAATGTTCTTTGAGGGATGCCCGAAACCATTTGGTTGTACT ATTTTGCTCAAGGGTGCTAGTGGAGATGAGTTAAAGAAGGTGAAACATGTGATCCAGTATGGAGTTTTTGCTGCTTATCACTTGGCCATGGAGACATCCTTTCTGGCTGATGAAGGCGCTTCACTTCCGGAACTCCCTCTGAAATCTCCGATAACTGTTGCATTACCCGATAAACCGTCAAGTATTGACAGGTCGATTTCTATTGTACCTGGTTTTAGCATTGCAGCAACTGGAAAGTCTCCGGGTCCTGAAGGTGCAAGCGAACTACAGAAATCCAACAAAAGTTTTACGTCAGATAAGCACTTATCTACAAATGATGATCACATTTTGAAATTGGAAGGATATGATTCAACTTATGCATGTACAGTTCCTTGTCATTCCCCAAACTCTATAAGATCCAATTCTTCCTTCACTTCCTTGTGCCCTACAGGACAGCTTATAGCAGAATCATATCATAATGGTCAAATTTGTCCCTCTAAGTGTCCTGAAGAAACTTTTCAAGCTAAAACAGTTTACACTGGAGAGCCTGTGGTAGATAATAGTTTAATTTCAACTTCTTCTGGCATGTCAAAGGCTAATGGAAAAGGTGTTGATATGAGCCATTCTGATGGCAATGCATTGAATGCAAATCGCTTTGGTGCACCAGAGGTGCCATCCGTAATGCATTATTCTAATCATCGTAATGAGGAGGTGGGATCTTCAAAGGAAGAGTTTCCTCCCTCACCCTCAGACCATCAAAGCATTTTGGTGTCCTTATCGACACGTTGTGTGTGGAAGGGAACTGTGTGTGAACGGGCCCATCTCTTTCGAATTAAATACTATGGAAGTTTTGATAAGCCTTTGGGGCGGTTTTTACGTGATGACTTATTTGATGAG AGTTATCACTGTCGGTCATGTGGCATGCAATCAGAAGCACATGTTCATTGTTATACACATAGACAAGGGAGCCTTACAATATCTGTTAAAAAACTCCAAGAGTTTCTCCTACCAGGGGAAAAGGAAGGTAAAATCTGGATGTGGCACAGGTGCCTGAGGTGTCCCAGAACCAACGGCTTCCCTCCAGCCACTCGAAGAGTGGTAATGTCTGATGCAGCCTGGGGTTTATCTTTCGGGAAATTTTTGGAGCTAAGCTTTTCAAATCATGCAGCAGCTAGCAGAGTGGCAAGCTGTGGTCATTCCCTTCACAGAGATTGCCTCCGCTTCTATGG TTTTGGGAGAATGGTCGCTTGCTTTCGCTATGCATCTATTGATGTTCACTCTGTTTACCTTCCCCCATCAAAACTTGAATTTTACTACAATGATCTGGATTGGATACAAAAAGAAGTAAATGAG GTACATAAGCAGGCTGAACTCCTTTTTACAGAGGTGCAGAATGCTCTTCGTCAGATTTCACTGAAGATATCTGCTACAGGGTCGCAGGATGGTGGCATGAGTACGCATGAACTGCATAAGCAAATTGGAGAACTGGAAGGGATGCTACAGAAGGAGAAAGAAGAATTTGAG GAATCATCACGCAAATCATTGTGTACAGAGTTTAAACCTGGCAAACCTGCAATTGATATTCTTGAAATCAATAAATTGCGGAGACAGATACTCTTCAGCTCATATGTTTGGGACCAACGCCTGGTACATGCAGCCAGTATAAACGTCAACAATCTCCAGGAAGGTTTGAGTTCTTCCCTCccaaaactcaaggagaaaccTATCAATCGTATAGAGAAGATTGTTGAGATGAATTCTACCTCCAAACCAGGTAAAGGATTTAGCAGTTGTGATTCCTTTCTTGAAAAAAATCCTGATACAAACCTTAATCAACAAGGAAGTGCTGGCCAATTGGGCCAGTCTGCTGGAGttcagaaagaaaatgaaacagGATTGGACCAAAGTCATGGAAATGAGACTGATCTTTACCTTTCTTTCAATgaaaatatcaatgataaatcTGATCCTATGGAAACTGGAAAGCTGGTGAGGAGGGCCCTCTCAGAGGGTGAGTATCCAATAGTGCCAGATTTATCCGATACGCTTGATGCTGCTTGGACTGGTGAAAGTCACCCAACTAGTATAGCATCAAAAGAGGATGGCCATTCTTTTGCCGATTCAACTACGGTAGATTCTTCAACTGTGTTAAGTATGGTTCCAGCAAATTCAAATGTGGAAAATTCTGCTGTTGACTTGGGTAAGATTGAGGCAGCTCGTTCTGTTGGCTCTGCATTACCTCTAAAGCGGCAAGAAAACATTGAAAACTCCACAAGGTGGGTAGGAATGCCATTTCCAAATAGTTCATTCAAGAGTTTGCCATTGAGTGTTCAAAAACTTTGCAATGGTGACTACAATCCTGTCTACGTTTCACTTCTTCGGGAATTGGAACGGCAAAGTGGTGCCCGGTTGCTTCTGCCGGTTGGTGTTAACGACACCGTTGTCCCCATTTATGATGATGAGCCCACTAGTATTATAGCATATACACTTGTCTCGCCAGATTATCATTCACAGATGTCTGAGTCTGAGAGATTAAAAGATGCTGGGGATTCTTCTGTCTCTTTACCACTTTTTGATTCGGTGAATCTACTCTCACTTAACTCTTTTGATGAGTCAGTTGCTGATACCTACAGAGGTCTAGGTTCTCTTGATGAGAGCATCCTATCTGTGTCTGGGTCGCGCAGTTCTCATGTTGTGGATCCACTCCACTATTCAAAGGATTTGCAAGCTAGAGTTTCTTTTACCGATGATGGCCCTCTTGGGAAGGTGAAGTACACAGTGACTTGCTACTATGCGAAACGATTTGAGGCTCTAAGGAGGATATGTTGTCCTTCTGAATTGGATTTCATAAGATCTCTTAGTCGCTGTAAGAAGTGGGGTGCCCAGGGTGGCAAGAGCAatgttttctttgcaaaaacCTTGGATGATCGATTTATAATCAAACAGGTTACAAAGACAGAACTGGAGTCATTTATCAAGTTTGCACCAGCTTATTTTAGGTATTTGTCCGAGTCCATCAGTTCTGGAAGCCCAACTTGCCTGGCAAAGATCCTTGGAATTTATCAG GTTTCCACAAAGCATGTTAAAGGAGGGAAAGAATGCAAGATGGATGTTTTGGCAATGGAGAATCTTTTGTACAGACGTAATGTTACTCGGCTTTATGACCTTAAAGGGTCTTCAAGATCACGGTATAATGCTGACACAAGTGGGAACAATAAAGTTCTGCTGGATCAGAATCTGATTGAATCGATGCCAACTTCTCCAATTTTTGTGGGGAACAAGGCAAAGCGGGTGCTAGAGAGAGCTGTCTGGAACGATACTTCATTCCTTGCT TCAATTGATGTGATGGATTACTCATTATTAGTTGGAGTGGATGAGGAAAAGCACGAGCTGGTTCTGGGGATCATTGATTTTATGAGGCAATATACATGGGATAAGCACCTTGAATCTTGGGTGAAGACGTCAGGCTTTCTTGGAGGACCTAGAAACACAACTCCAACTGTGATTTCACCTGAGCAGTACAAGAAACGATTCAGGAAAGCTATGACTACTTATTTTCTTATGGTACCAGATCAATGGTCACCCCCTACAATTGTTCCTAGTGGTTCCCAATCTGACCTTAATGAAGAGAATTTTCAAGGTGGGAACGTTGATTGA
- the LOC107423825 gene encoding conserved oligomeric Golgi complex subunit 3 — protein sequence MKANEKMANKSSPATGPPKSGDAVSKSYNFASNWEQNAPLSEQQQAAILALSHAVAERPFPQKLAQDHISRQGSGLTVSTKGNALGFEGSGTIDSVLVNTNQFYKWFTDLESAMKSETEEKYRQYVNILTDRIQTCDAILLQVDETLDLFNDLQLQHQAVATKTKTLHDACDRLVVEKQRLIEFAEALRSKLNYFDELENISTNFYSPNMNVVNENFLPLLKRLDDCISYVESNPQYAESSVYLLKFRQLQSRALGMIRSHVLSVLKSASSQVQAAIRSSGGSKASLSEGVEASVIYVRFKAAASELKPALEEIESRSSRKEYMQLLSECHRLYCEQRLSLVKGIVHQRISEFTKKESLSSLTRSGCAYLMQVCQLEHQLFYHFFPSSSEDVSSLAPLIDPLSTDLYDKLRPKFIHETNIDSLCELVDILKVEVLGEQLSRRSESLAGLRPTLQRILEDVHERLTFRARTHIRDEIANYLPLDEDLDYPAKLEKYTEQTPEIAPADENADVFKSWYPPLEKTLSCLSKLYRCLEPTVFTGLAQEAVEVCSISIQKASKLIMKRSSPMDGQLFLIKHLLILREQIAPFDIEFSVTHKELDFSHLLDHIRRIFRGQASLFDWARSTSLVRTLSPRVLESQIDAKKELEKSLKATCEEFIMSVTKLVVDPMLSFVTKVTAVKVALSSGSQNQKLESVMAKPIKDQAFATPDKVAELVQKVKTSIQQELPTVMAKMKLYLQNPSTRTILFKPIKTNIVEAHVQVQNLLRTEYSLEEIQNVINMPSIHELQGQLDRLL from the exons ATGAAAGCAAACGAAAAAATGGCGAACAAGTCGAGCCCCGCCACTGGCCCTCCTAAATCCGGAGATGCGGTTTCGAAAAGCTACAACTTCGCTTCTAACTGGGAACAG AACGCTCCTTTATCAGAGCAGCAACAAGCAGCCATTTTGGCTTTATCTCATGCGGTTGCCGAACGTCCTTTTCCTCAGAAATTG GCCCAAGATCATATCTCTAGGCAGGGCAGTGGGTTGACCGTCTCGACCAAGGGCAACGCCTTGGGCTTTGAAGGTTCTGGAACTATCGATTCTGTTCTAGTCAACACAAATCAG TTCTACAAATGGTTTACTGATCTAGAATCAGCCATGAAATCTGAG ACAGAAGAGAAGTATCGGCAGTATGTAAACATATTGACAGATCGGATACAGACATGTGATGCCATACTTCTTCAG GTGGATGAGACCCTAGACTTATTTAATGACCTACAGCTGCAACATCAGGCAGTAGCTACTAAGACAAAAACTCTACATGATGCATGTGATCGATTG GTAGTTGAGAAGCAAAGGTTGATTGAATTTGCAGAAGCACTTCGCAGTAAGCTCAACTACTTTGATGAACTGGAGAAT ATTTCTACCAATTTTTATTCCCCAAATATGAATGTTGTAAATGAGAACTTCCTACCACTTCTTAAACGCCTTGATGACTGCATATC GTATGTTGAAAGCAATCCACAGTATGCAGAATCTAGTGTTTACTTGCTCAAGTTTCGACAACTGCag TCTCGAGCCTTGGGGATGATTCGCTCTCATGTACTTTCTGTTCTTAAAAGTGCTTCCTCTCAG GTCCAAGCAGCGATCCGGAGCAGTGGTGGAAGCAAAGCATCTCTTTCTGAGGGTGTGGAGGCATCTGTTATATATGTCCGTTTTAAGGCAGCAGCAAGTGAG CTTAAGCCGGCGCTAGAGGAAATTGAAAGCAGATCATCAAGGAAAGAATATATGCAGTTGCTTTCAGAATGTCATAGACTGTATTGTGAACAGAGGCTTTCTTTG GTAAAAGGCATAGTGCATCAACGGATATCTGAATTCACCAAGAAGGAATCCTTGTCATCATTGACTAGATCTGGGTGTGCATATCTGATGCAG GTCTGTCAGCTTGAGCACCAactcttttatcattttttcccATCTTCTTCAGAAGATGTTTCAAGTTTGGCACCATTGATAGATCCTCT GTCGACGGACTTGTATGATAAATTGCGGCCAAAATTTATTCATGAGACAAACATTGATTCTCTTTGTGAGCTGGTTGATATTCTTAAAGTTGAAGTCCTGGGAGAACAGCTAAGTCGACGGAGTGAATCTTTAGCAGGTTTACGTCCTACACTGCAGAGAATTCTTGAAGATGTTCATGAGCGATTGACTTTCCGAGCTAGAACACATATACGTGATGAG ATAGCAAATTATCTGCCTTTGGATGAAGATTTGGATTACCCTGCAAAGCTGGAAAAATATACTGAGCAAACACCTGAAATAGCTCCA GCTGATGAAAATGCTGATGTATTCAAATCATGGTATCCACCACTAGAGAAAACGCTATCTTGTCTTTCAAAGTTATATCGTTGTTTAGAGCCAACGGTTTTCACAGGTTTAGCGCAG GAAGCAGTAGAAGTGTGCTCTATATCTATTCAA AAAGCAAGCAAACTAATTATGAAGAGATCATCACCAATGGATGGGCAGCTTTTCCTCATAAAGCATCTTCTTATCTTAAGGGAGCAG ATTGCACCTTTTGATATTGAGTTTTCAGTGACACACAAGGAGCTTGATTTCTCTCACTTGCTG GATCATATAAGACGCATTTTCAGAGGTCAAGCCTCTCTATTCGACTGGGCTAGATCTACTTCACTTGTTAGGACCTTATCTCCTAGGGTTTTGGAAAGTCAAATAGATGCCAAGAAG GAACTAGAAAAAAGCCTGAAGGCCACTTGCGAGGAGTTCATTATGTCGGTCACTAAGCTAGTTGTTGATCCTAtgctttcatttgtcaccaag GTCACAGCTGTAAAAGTTGCATTATCCTCCGGCAGCCAGAATCAAAAGCTAGAGTCAGTTATGGCCAAACCGATAAAGGATCAAGCTTTTGCTACTCCAGATAAAGTGGCTGAACTTGTGCAGAAG GTGAAGACTTCTATTCAACAAGAGTTGCCAACTGTGATGGCAAAGATGAAGCTTTACCTGCAGAATCCATCAACACGAACTATACTATTCAAACCAATAAA GACAAATATTGTCGAAGCCCATGTACAAGTACAAAACCTACTAAGGACCGAGTATTCCCTGGAAGAGATACAAAACGTCATAAATATGCCGTCCATACATGAACTTCAAGGTCAACTTGATCGTCTCCTCTAG
- the LOC107423821 gene encoding DNA repair protein RAD51 homolog, which yields MEQQRNMKMVQEQEEHEEIQHGPFPVEQLQASGIAAIDVKKLRDSGLCTVESVAYSPRKDLLQIKGISEAKVDKIIEAASKLVPLGFTSASQLHAQRLEIIQITSGSRELDKVLEGGIETGSITEIYGEFRSGKTQLCHTLCVTCQLPLDQGGGEGKAMYIDAEGTFRPQRLLQIADRFGLNGADVLENVAYARAYNTDHQSRLLLEAASMMVETRFALMIVDSATALYRTDFSGRGELSARQMHLAKFLRSLQKLADEFGVAVVITNQVVAQVDGSAIFAGPQIKPIGGNIMAHASTTRLALRKGRGEERICKVISSPCLAEADARFQISAEGVTDVKD from the exons ATGGAGCAGCAGAGGAACATGAAAATGgtccaagaacaagaagaacatGAAGAGATCCAGCATGGCCCTTTCCCTGTTGAACAGCTTCAG GCGTCAGGTATCGCTGCAATTGACGTAAAGAAGCTGAGAGATTCGGGTCTCTGTACAGTTGAATCTGTTGCTTACTCTCCAAGGAAAGATCTTTTGCAAATCAAAGGAATCAGCGAAGCCAAAGTAGACAAGATCATCGAAGCAG CCTCCAAATTGGTGCCTTTGGGTTTCACTAGTGCAAGCCAACTCCACGCCCAGAGGCTTGAAATCATTCAAATAACATCTGGATCAAGGGAACTTGACAAGGTTTTGGAGG GAGGAATAGAAACGGGATCTATCACCGAGATATATGGTGAATTTCGCTCTGGAAAGACTCAGCTCTGTCATACACTCTGTGTCACTTGCCAA CTTCCATTAGACcaaggaggtggtgaggggaaAGCAATGTACATTGATGCCGAGGGCACGTTCAGACCACAGAGACTCTTACAGATAGCAGACAG GTTTGGATTGAATGGTGCTGATGTCTTGGAGAATGTTGCCTATGCTAGAGCTTATAACACTGACCATCAGTCAAGACTGCTGCTTGAAGCAGCTTCAATGATGGTGGAAACAAG GTTTGCTCTCATGATAGTAGACAGTGCTACTGCTCTCTATAGAACTGATTTTTCTGGGAGGGGAGAACTTTCGGCTCGACAAATGCATCTTGCGAAGTTCCTCAGGAGTCTTCAGAAGCTAGCAGATGAG TTTGGCGTGGCTGTTGTAATTACAAACCAAGTTGTTGCGCAAGTTGATGGTTCTGCAATCTTTGCTGGGCCTCAAATTAAGCCAATTGGTGGAAACATCATGGCTCATGCTTCAACAACAAG GCTTGCTCTCCGGAAGGGCAGAGGGGAAGAACGCATTTGCAAGGTAATAAGTTCTCCTTGTTTAGCTGAAGCTGACGCTCGGTTTCAAATTTCTGCTGAAGGTGTTACAGATGTCAAGGACTGA
- the LOC107423820 gene encoding pectinesterase, whose protein sequence is MKMQEFVLFWVLGGALVGVSMSLPAMDGYQKNVQEGCRFSRYPSLCVETVIGSGSGHKRTDMISALVNKTLSETKHLTSYFTITTSQFESQLDAQRAQSITDYCETLMGMSMKLLSQSQAALAESPRKKKQDIQTWLSASLTFQEACKDSTRGLNLPGNLMTQISKTMSYLSQLNSNQLALVNAITGEPKSNKNTNRRLSDDDDEKKQSGNFFPKWVSPRNRKLLQATTTPIKANAVVAKDGSGNYVTISEAIQAASGGRFVIYVKRGVYKEKIRTNKGGITLIGDGKYATVIVGDDSVASGSTMPGSATFTITGGNFIARDIGFQNTAGPGGEQALALHIASDHSVLYRCSIVGYQDTLYALALRQFYRECDIHGTIDFIFGNAVAVFQGCNIMLRRPSGNSYNVILANGRSDPGQNTGFSLQNCKISVTSEFSAVKTPYRTYLGRPWKEYSRSVVMESSIDDVIEPSGWVEWPGAQRSSLRTLYFSEYANVGPGAGTGKRVNWPGFHVLATAEAEKFTVGNFIDGASWLPSTGVTFISGLH, encoded by the exons ATGAAAATGCAAGAGTTTGtacttttttgggttttgggagGTGCATTAGTGGGTGTCTCCATGTCTTTGCCTGCCATGGATGGTTACCAAAAAAATGTTCAAGAGGGATGTCGATTTTCTCGATATCCTTCCCTTTGTGTTGAAACTGTGATTGGTTCTGGTTCAGGGCATAAACGTACTGATATGATTTCTGCTCTTGTAAACAAGACATTATCTGAGACCAAACATCTCACTTCCTACTTCACTATTACCACCTCCCAATTTGAATCCCAATTAGATGCTCAGCGTGCCCAATCTATCACAG ACTATTGTGAAACGCTGATGGGCATGTCTATGAAGCTCCTAAGCCAATCCCAAGCAGCACTCGCTGAATCGCCAAGGAAAAAGAAGCAAGATATCCAGACATGGCTAAGCGCTTCCTTGACATTCCAAGAAGCTTGTAAAGATTCCACCAGGGGTCTCAATCTTCCCGGCAACCTCATGACTCAGATTTCCAAAACGATGTCCTATCTTTCTCAGTTGAATAGTAATCAATTAGCTCTCGTTAATGCCATAACCGGTGAGCCTAAAAGCAATAAAAACACAAATCGTCGTCTTTCTGATGACGACGATGAGAAAAAACAATCAGGTAATTTTTTTCCCAAGTGGGTATCGCCTAGGAACAGAAAACTACTTCAGGCCACCACCACCCCAATAAAAGCCAATGCCGTAGTTGCGAAAGATGGTTCGGGAAACTATGTAACCATTTCGGAAGCAATACAGGCCGCTTCTGGAGGTAGGTTTGTGATTTATGTAAAGAGAGGAGTTTATAAGGAGAAGATTCGGACCAACAAAGGCGGTATTACCTTGATAGGAGATGGAAAATACGCCACCGTCATTGTTGGTGATGATAGTGTCGCTTCAGGATCTACCATGCCTGGTTCAGCCACATTTA CCATAACAGGAGGCAATTTCATAGCCCGCGACATTGGATTCCAAAACACAGCAGGCCCAGGAGGAGAACAGGCATTGGCTCTGCACATAGCTTCCGATCATTCAGTTCTCTATAGGTGTAGCATTGTTGGCTACCAAGACACTCTCTATGCACTCGCTCTCCGTCAATTCTATAGAGAATGTGATATCCATGGCACCATCGACTTTATCTTCGGCAACGCAGTGGCTGTTTTCCAGGGCTGCAATATCATGCTTCGCCGTCCAAGCGGCAATAGTTACAATGTCATTCTGGCAAATGGAAGATCAGACCCTGGGCAGAACACCGGCTTCTCTCTCCAAAACTGTAAAATCTCAGTCACCTCCGAGTTCTCTGCTGTAAAAACTCCGTACAGAACTTATCTGGGTAGGCCATGGAAAGAGTATTCGAGGTCAGTGGTTATGGAATCATCCATAGACGATGTTATTGAACCTAGTGGTTGGGTGGAGTGGCCTGGGGCTCAAAGATCTTCCCTCAGGACCTTGTATTTTTCTGAATATGCAAATGTGGGACCAGGTGCTGGGACTGGCAAAAGGGTAAATTGGCCTGGTTTTCATGTCCTTGCAACTGCAGAGGCTGAAAAGTTTACTGTTGGAAATTTTATTGATGGTGCTTCGTGGCTTCCTTCTACAGGAGTGACTTTCATCTCCGGGCTTCATTag